A single genomic interval of Vibrio gallicus harbors:
- the rplL gene encoding 50S ribosomal protein L7/L12 — translation MSITNEQILDAVAEMSVMQVVELIEAMEEKFGVSAAAAVVAGGAAGGDAAEEQTEFDVILTAIGGNKVQVIKAVRGATGLGLKEAKGLVDGAPAPLKEAVSKEEAEALKATLEEAGASVEVK, via the coding sequence ATGTCTATTACTAACGAGCAAATCCTAGACGCAGTTGCAGAAATGTCTGTAATGCAAGTTGTTGAGCTTATCGAAGCTATGGAAGAAAAATTCGGCGTATCTGCTGCAGCTGCAGTAGTTGCTGGTGGCGCAGCTGGCGGCGACGCTGCTGAAGAGCAAACTGAATTTGACGTAATCCTTACTGCTATCGGCGGTAACAAAGTACAAGTTATCAAAGCAGTACGTGGCGCTACAGGTCTAGGCCTTAAAGAAGCTAAAGGTCTAGTTGACGGTGCTCCTGCTCCGCTTAAAGAAGCTGTTTCTAAAGAAGAAGCAGAAGCTCTTAAAGCAACTCTAGAAGAAGCTGGTGCTTCTGTTGAAGTTAAGTAA
- the rplJ gene encoding 50S ribosomal protein L10 yields MALNLQDKKAIVAEVNEAASGALSAVVADSRGVTVGAMTSLRKQAREAGVYMKVVRNTLVRRAVEGTEYECLTDTFTGPTLIAFSNEHPGAAARLFKDFAKENKDFEIKAAAFEGAVTDADVLATLPTYDEAIARLMMCMKEASAGKLVRTIAALRDQKEEAAA; encoded by the coding sequence ATGGCTTTAAACCTTCAAGACAAAAAAGCAATTGTTGCTGAAGTCAACGAAGCTGCCAGTGGTGCACTTTCTGCAGTTGTAGCTGATTCTCGTGGCGTAACTGTTGGCGCTATGACTTCTCTACGTAAACAAGCTCGTGAAGCTGGTGTTTACATGAAAGTCGTACGTAACACACTAGTTCGTCGTGCGGTTGAGGGAACTGAGTATGAGTGTCTAACTGACACTTTCACTGGTCCTACTCTAATCGCGTTCTCTAATGAGCACCCAGGTGCTGCAGCGCGTCTTTTTAAAGACTTCGCTAAAGAGAATAAAGATTTCGAGATCAAAGCTGCTGCATTTGAAGGCGCGGTTACTGACGCAGATGTACTAGCGACACTACCAACTTACGACGAAGCTATCGCACGCCTAATGATGTGCATGAAAGAAGCTTCTGCAGGCAAGCTGGTACGTACTATCGCTGCACTACGCGATCAAAAAGAAGAAGCAGCGGCTTAA
- the rplA gene encoding 50S ribosomal protein L1 gives MAKLTKRMRVIRDKVDVTKEYEINEAIALLQELATAKFPESVDVAINLGIDARKSDQNVRGATVLPHGTGREIRVAVFTQGANAEAAKEAGADIVGMEDLAEQVKKGMMDFDVVVASPDAMRVVGQLGTILGPRGLMPNPKVGTVTPNVAQAVKNAKAGQVRYRNDKNGIIHTTIGKATFEASQLQENLEALLVALKRAKPSTAKGAFVKKVSISTTMGAGVTVEQSSLDTTLAN, from the coding sequence ATGGCAAAACTTACTAAGCGTATGCGCGTAATCCGCGACAAAGTTGACGTTACTAAAGAGTACGAAATCAACGAAGCAATTGCTCTTCTTCAAGAACTAGCTACTGCTAAATTCCCTGAGTCTGTTGACGTTGCTATTAACCTTGGCATCGATGCTCGTAAATCTGATCAGAACGTACGTGGTGCAACTGTACTACCGCACGGTACTGGCCGCGAAATCCGCGTAGCAGTGTTCACCCAAGGTGCAAACGCTGAAGCAGCTAAAGAAGCTGGCGCAGACATCGTTGGTATGGAAGACTTAGCTGAGCAAGTTAAGAAAGGCATGATGGACTTTGACGTAGTTGTTGCTTCTCCAGATGCAATGCGCGTTGTTGGTCAACTAGGTACTATCCTAGGTCCACGCGGTCTAATGCCAAACCCTAAAGTTGGTACAGTAACTCCTAACGTTGCTCAAGCAGTTAAAAATGCTAAAGCAGGTCAGGTTCGTTATCGTAACGACAAAAACGGTATCATCCACACTACTATCGGTAAAGCTACTTTCGAAGCTAGCCAACTTCAAGAGAACCTAGAAGCACTTCTAGTTGCTCTTAAGCGTGCTAAGCCTTCTACAGCTAAAGGTGCTTTCGTTAAGAAAGTAAGCATCTCTACCACTATGGGTGCTGGTGTTACTGTAGAACAGTCTAGCCTTGATACAACGCTAGCAAACTAA
- the rplK gene encoding 50S ribosomal protein L11, whose protein sequence is MAKKVEAYIKLQVAAGMANPSPPVGPALGQHGVNIMEFCKAFNAKTESVEKGLPIPVVISVYNDRSFTFETKTPPAAVLLKKAAGIKSGSGRPNTEKVGTVTDAQLQEIAETKAADMTGADIEAMKRSIAGTARSMGLVVEG, encoded by the coding sequence ATGGCTAAGAAAGTTGAAGCTTATATCAAACTGCAAGTTGCAGCAGGTATGGCTAACCCAAGTCCACCGGTTGGTCCTGCTCTAGGTCAACACGGTGTGAACATCATGGAATTCTGTAAAGCGTTTAACGCAAAAACAGAATCTGTTGAGAAAGGTCTACCAATCCCAGTTGTTATCTCTGTATACAACGACCGTTCGTTCACTTTTGAAACTAAGACTCCACCAGCAGCAGTTCTTCTTAAGAAAGCAGCAGGTATTAAGTCTGGTTCTGGTCGTCCAAATACTGAAAAAGTTGGTACTGTTACCGACGCTCAGTTGCAAGAGATCGCAGAAACTAAAGCTGCAGACATGACTGGCGCAGACATCGAAGCGATGAAGCGTTCTATCGCAGGTACTGCTCGTTCAATGGGCCTAGTGGTAGAGGGTTAA
- the nusG gene encoding transcription termination/antitermination protein NusG, with protein sequence MSEAPKKRWYVVQAFSGFEGRVANSLREYIKMHAMEDFFGDVLVPTEEVVEMRAGQRRKSERKFFPGYVLVQMIMNDESWHLVRSVPRVMGFIGGTSDRPAPITDKEADAILNRLEKASEAPRPRTMYEAGEVVRVNDGPFADFNGTVEEVDYEKSRLKVSVSIFGRATPVELEFGQVEKVD encoded by the coding sequence ATGAGTGAAGCTCCAAAAAAACGTTGGTATGTAGTTCAAGCTTTTTCTGGCTTTGAAGGTCGTGTAGCAAATTCTCTACGCGAATATATCAAAATGCACGCTATGGAAGATTTCTTCGGTGATGTTCTTGTACCAACTGAAGAAGTTGTAGAAATGCGCGCCGGTCAACGCCGTAAGAGTGAACGTAAGTTCTTCCCAGGTTATGTTCTTGTTCAAATGATCATGAACGATGAATCTTGGCATTTAGTTCGTAGCGTTCCTCGTGTAATGGGCTTTATTGGTGGCACCTCAGACCGTCCAGCTCCAATTACGGATAAAGAAGCAGATGCTATCTTAAACCGTCTTGAGAAAGCGAGCGAAGCTCCTCGTCCACGTACAATGTACGAAGCGGGTGAAGTGGTTCGTGTTAACGATGGTCCATTTGCTGACTTCAACGGTACTGTTGAAGAGGTTGATTATGAGAAGAGCCGTCTTAAAGTGTCTGTATCGATCTTTGGTCGTGCAACACCTGTAGAACTAGAATTTGGTCAAGTTGAAAAAGTTGACTAA
- the secE gene encoding preprotein translocase subunit SecE: protein MKAKAETPDSSSAADIFKWIVAFVLLAAAVVGNHVYSEMSVVLRVAGVVVLIAAALGIAATTTKGKAAITFARESRMEIRKVVWPTRQETMQTTLIVLAVSIVMALILWGVDGIMVRLVALATGV from the coding sequence ATGAAAGCAAAAGCTGAAACTCCTGATAGCTCGAGCGCAGCAGATATTTTCAAGTGGATTGTCGCTTTTGTTCTGTTAGCCGCTGCTGTTGTGGGAAATCACGTATATAGTGAAATGTCCGTAGTTCTTCGTGTTGCAGGTGTAGTAGTGTTAATCGCTGCTGCTCTTGGTATCGCGGCTACGACTACAAAAGGCAAGGCCGCTATCACGTTTGCTCGCGAATCCCGTATGGAAATTCGCAAGGTTGTTTGGCCAACTCGCCAAGAAACTATGCAAACAACGTTGATAGTGTTAGCTGTAAGTATTGTTATGGCTTTAATTCTTTGGGGCGTTGACGGAATTATGGTTCGTCTAGTCGCTCTAGCAACTGGAGTGTGA
- the tuf gene encoding elongation factor Tu translates to MSKEKFERTKPHVNVGTIGHVDHGKTTLTAAICTTLSKVYGGEAKDFASIDNAPEERERGITIATSHVEYDTPERHYAHVDCPGHADYVKNMITGAAQMDGGILVVAATDGPMPQTREHILLGRQVGIPFIIVFMNKCDMVDDEELLELVEMEVRELLSEYDYPGDDLPVIQGSALGALNGEKQWEDKIVELAEALDSYIPLPERAVDQPFLLPIEDVFSIQGRGTVVTGRIERGILRVGDEVEIVGIKDTTVTTCTGVEMFRKLLDEGRAGENVGALLRGTKRDDVERGQVLAAKGSINPHTKFESEVYVLSKDEGGRHTPFFKGYRPQFYFRTTDVTGDITLPEGVEMVMPGDNIQMTVELIAPIAMDEGLRFAIREGGRTVGAGVVAKIFD, encoded by the coding sequence GTGTCTAAAGAAAAATTTGAACGTACGAAACCGCACGTTAACGTTGGTACTATCGGCCACGTTGACCACGGTAAAACAACTCTAACAGCTGCTATCTGTACTACTCTTTCAAAAGTGTATGGCGGTGAAGCGAAAGATTTCGCATCAATCGACAATGCTCCAGAAGAGCGTGAGCGCGGTATCACAATCGCAACTTCTCACGTTGAGTACGATACTCCTGAACGTCACTACGCACACGTAGACTGCCCAGGACACGCCGATTATGTTAAAAACATGATCACTGGTGCTGCGCAAATGGACGGTGGTATCCTAGTTGTTGCTGCGACAGATGGCCCAATGCCTCAAACTCGTGAGCACATCCTACTTGGTCGTCAGGTTGGTATCCCTTTCATCATCGTATTCATGAACAAATGTGACATGGTTGATGACGAAGAGCTACTTGAACTAGTAGAAATGGAAGTTCGTGAACTTCTTTCTGAGTACGATTACCCAGGTGATGATCTACCAGTAATCCAAGGTTCAGCTCTTGGCGCTCTAAACGGCGAAAAACAATGGGAAGATAAAATCGTTGAGCTTGCAGAAGCACTAGATTCTTACATCCCACTTCCAGAGCGTGCTGTTGACCAACCGTTCCTACTTCCTATTGAAGATGTATTCTCAATCCAAGGTCGTGGTACTGTTGTAACTGGTCGTATCGAGCGCGGTATCCTACGCGTAGGTGACGAAGTAGAAATCGTTGGTATCAAAGATACTACAGTTACTACTTGTACTGGTGTTGAAATGTTCCGTAAACTGCTTGACGAAGGTCGTGCTGGTGAGAACGTTGGTGCACTACTACGTGGTACTAAGCGTGATGACGTTGAACGTGGCCAAGTACTTGCTGCTAAAGGTTCAATCAACCCACACACTAAATTTGAGTCAGAAGTGTACGTTCTTTCTAAAGACGAAGGCGGCCGTCACACTCCTTTCTTCAAAGGTTACCGTCCACAGTTCTACTTCCGTACAACTGACGTAACAGGCGATATCACTCTACCTGAAGGCGTAGAAATGGTAATGCCAGGCGATAACATCCAAATGACTGTTGAGCTAATCGCTCCAATCGCAATGGATGAAGGCCTACGTTTCGCAATCCGCGAAGGTGGCCGTACCGTTGGTGCTGGTGTTGTTGCTAAGATTTTCGATTAA
- the coaA gene encoding type I pantothenate kinase has protein sequence MNSHIIFNRSKWSELRASVPMVLSDSDIEELRGINENMDTTEVEQIYLPLSRLLNLHVGSQQRKTEVLDTFLNKTNTHTPFVIGIAGSVAVGKSTTARLLKALLSRWENHPKVELVTTDGFLYPKKVLDERGIMHRKGFPESYDIRRLIQFVSDVKAAESNIEVPVYSHITYDITEEKQIINRPDVLIIEGLNVLQSGMDYPHDPLRIFVSDFLDFSIYVDAKTDVIEQWYIDRFLKFRSGAFTKPNSYFSHYTQLTEQQAVDKARNIWREINGVNLSQNILPTKNKANLILHKGKNHQVEQIWLRS, from the coding sequence ATGAATTCGCACATAATTTTCAATCGATCAAAATGGTCAGAGCTGAGAGCTTCAGTACCTATGGTATTGAGTGATTCAGACATTGAAGAATTGCGAGGAATTAATGAGAACATGGATACGACAGAAGTAGAGCAAATCTATCTTCCCCTTTCTCGTCTCTTAAACTTACATGTTGGCTCTCAACAAAGAAAGACTGAAGTCTTAGACACCTTTCTGAACAAAACCAATACTCACACCCCATTTGTAATCGGCATTGCCGGCAGTGTTGCTGTAGGAAAGAGTACAACTGCTCGACTGCTAAAAGCATTGTTATCTCGCTGGGAAAACCACCCTAAAGTGGAACTAGTGACTACCGATGGTTTTTTGTATCCCAAAAAGGTATTGGATGAGCGAGGTATAATGCATCGCAAAGGATTTCCTGAATCCTATGATATCCGACGCCTAATTCAGTTCGTTTCAGACGTGAAAGCTGCCGAATCCAATATAGAAGTACCGGTTTATTCACACATCACATATGACATTACTGAAGAAAAACAGATTATTAATAGACCTGATGTACTCATCATCGAAGGACTTAATGTGTTGCAAAGTGGTATGGACTACCCCCATGACCCACTTCGTATTTTTGTATCTGACTTCCTTGATTTTTCTATCTATGTTGATGCAAAAACTGACGTTATTGAGCAGTGGTATATTGATCGTTTTCTTAAGTTCCGTTCAGGGGCCTTTACTAAGCCAAACTCGTATTTTAGCCACTATACGCAACTAACAGAGCAACAAGCTGTCGATAAAGCACGTAACATCTGGAGAGAGATTAATGGTGTTAACCTTAGTCAAAACATTCTCCCAACAAAGAACAAAGCAAACCTTATTCTCCATAAAGGAAAGAATCATCAAGTTGAGCAAATTTGGTTACGTAGTTGA
- the birA gene encoding bifunctional biotin--[acetyl-CoA-carboxylase] ligase/biotin operon repressor BirA — protein MKGFSLKNKIIVQLSDGSFYSGEQLGEIFGISRAAIAKHIQGIQELGIDVYSVKGKGYKLEQPLELLDLEFLHSNLDTPIEVIPVIDSTNQYLLNRGDLTSGSVCVAEYQTNGRGRRGRQWVSPYGSNIYYSMYWRLEAGLQAAMGISLVIGIALTEALEELGIEGCKLKWPNDVYHNQKKLAGILVELSGQAGDAANLIIGVGVNVAMPEGVEGIDQPWTSLNEITGGQSKLRNQLVKVLTNRLHCCIEIYETQGLTPFLNKWHERDNFFNQQVKLVMGSREVYGVCKGIDATGALLLETPNGIEPFIGGEISVRPAI, from the coding sequence ATGAAGGGTTTCAGTCTGAAAAATAAGATAATTGTGCAACTCAGCGATGGAAGCTTCTATTCAGGAGAGCAGCTAGGTGAGATATTCGGTATATCTAGGGCCGCTATCGCTAAGCATATTCAAGGTATTCAAGAGTTAGGTATTGATGTCTATAGTGTGAAAGGCAAAGGCTATAAATTAGAGCAGCCATTAGAATTATTAGACTTAGAGTTCCTTCATTCAAACCTAGATACGCCAATCGAGGTTATTCCTGTTATTGATTCAACCAATCAATATCTATTGAACAGAGGCGATTTGACTTCAGGCAGTGTTTGCGTTGCGGAGTACCAAACTAATGGAAGAGGACGGCGTGGACGTCAATGGGTCTCTCCTTATGGCTCCAATATTTATTACTCGATGTACTGGCGCTTAGAGGCAGGCTTGCAGGCTGCTATGGGGATTAGCCTTGTCATTGGAATAGCACTAACTGAAGCGCTTGAAGAGCTAGGTATTGAGGGCTGTAAGCTTAAATGGCCAAATGATGTTTACCATAACCAAAAGAAGTTGGCTGGGATATTAGTCGAGCTGTCAGGGCAGGCGGGTGATGCTGCTAACTTAATTATTGGTGTTGGCGTTAATGTGGCTATGCCTGAGGGAGTTGAAGGTATAGATCAACCTTGGACTTCTCTAAATGAAATCACCGGTGGTCAATCAAAGCTAAGAAATCAATTGGTAAAAGTTTTGACCAATAGACTCCACTGCTGTATTGAAATATATGAAACCCAAGGTTTAACTCCATTTTTAAATAAATGGCATGAGCGCGACAATTTCTTTAATCAGCAAGTAAAGTTAGTCATGGGCAGTAGAGAAGTGTATGGCGTTTGCAAAGGGATCGATGCTACAGGAGCCCTGCTACTTGAAACGCCAAACGGTATTGAGCCCTTTATTGGCGGTGAGATTTCAGTGAGACCTGCTATTTAG
- the murB gene encoding UDP-N-acetylmuramate dehydrogenase: MSQITLNANLAPYHTFGIDCQAKVLVKANSVAELISIYQNDDWQYLPKLPLGSGSNMLFTSDFEGVVVLNRLKGISVTEDGDFWYLECESGEDWPDLVEWSVKQGLHGLENLALIPGCIGTAPIQNIGAYGVEFKDVCDYVEYLDLTTLQVVRLSMDECQFGYRDSIFKKGLYGNALIIKVGLKLAKSWQAKFQYGALQNLITGEPTSVKIFEAVKETRQSKLPNPEVEGNAGSFFKNPVITKDLYKALKAKHPSLVAFEAPEGFKVAAGWLIDNAGLKGYQVGGARVHDNQALVIVNKGGATAQDVIQVARHVQQTVKQRYSVELEHEVRFIGRTQETCLHDVAMGL; encoded by the coding sequence ATGTCACAAATAACTCTAAATGCAAACCTCGCGCCTTACCATACCTTTGGGATTGATTGCCAAGCTAAAGTATTAGTTAAGGCTAACTCGGTAGCTGAGCTGATCTCTATATATCAAAATGACGACTGGCAGTACCTTCCCAAGTTACCGCTGGGTAGTGGTAGCAATATGTTATTCACTTCAGATTTCGAGGGTGTTGTTGTACTAAATCGATTGAAGGGTATCTCTGTCACAGAAGATGGTGATTTTTGGTATCTTGAATGTGAGTCAGGCGAGGATTGGCCAGATTTAGTTGAATGGAGTGTTAAACAAGGTTTGCATGGGTTAGAAAATTTAGCCTTGATTCCTGGTTGTATTGGTACTGCACCAATTCAGAACATTGGAGCTTATGGTGTCGAGTTTAAAGACGTGTGTGATTACGTTGAGTATTTGGACCTGACTACTTTACAGGTTGTCCGCTTGTCTATGGATGAATGCCAATTTGGTTATAGAGACTCGATATTTAAGAAAGGCTTGTATGGCAACGCACTAATCATCAAGGTTGGCCTAAAGCTTGCCAAATCATGGCAAGCCAAATTTCAATATGGAGCACTGCAAAACTTAATTACTGGTGAACCTACCTCTGTGAAGATCTTCGAAGCGGTAAAAGAAACGCGTCAATCTAAGCTACCAAACCCAGAGGTAGAAGGGAATGCAGGGAGTTTCTTCAAGAACCCAGTGATAACCAAAGATCTCTATAAAGCGCTAAAGGCTAAGCATCCTTCTTTAGTCGCATTTGAGGCACCAGAGGGGTTTAAGGTGGCCGCAGGGTGGTTAATTGATAATGCAGGTCTAAAAGGTTATCAAGTAGGTGGGGCTAGGGTTCACGATAATCAGGCTTTAGTGATTGTAAATAAGGGCGGAGCCACGGCACAAGATGTAATTCAAGTAGCACGTCACGTACAGCAAACTGTAAAACAAAGATACTCCGTTGAATTAGAGCATGAGGTTCGCTTTATCGGACGAACTCAAGAAACATGCCTTCATGATGTAGCTATGGGGTTGTAG
- a CDS encoding GNAT family N-acetyltransferase, with protein MHNLSITEMDPIRLPLLRKVYKQHYPSTKVKAGDKIFIAEHNSQLIGAVRFRHIEQWRLLTGMVVIEKYRGRGVASSMLKALRPTQLDQDVYCFAYTHLTKMYAVHGFVTIDPQQLPGSLKGLYCKYSQSKSLSCMQYHR; from the coding sequence ATGCATAATCTCTCAATTACTGAAATGGATCCTATTCGATTACCATTACTTAGAAAGGTCTATAAGCAACATTACCCCTCCACTAAGGTTAAGGCCGGCGACAAGATATTCATTGCTGAACATAACTCGCAGTTAATCGGTGCCGTTCGATTTAGACATATTGAGCAATGGAGACTTTTAACTGGAATGGTGGTGATCGAAAAATATCGAGGCCGAGGTGTCGCATCTTCTATGCTAAAAGCGCTGCGCCCTACTCAGTTAGATCAAGATGTATACTGCTTCGCCTATACACATTTGACAAAGATGTATGCCGTGCACGGATTTGTCACTATCGACCCGCAACAATTACCAGGCTCATTGAAAGGTCTATACTGTAAGTATTCACAGTCAAAAAGCCTAAGTTGTATGCAATATCACAGATAA
- the pssA gene encoding CDP-diacylglycerol--serine O-phosphatidyltransferase: MVLARNIIEELKAVPVDPINFKTLYSAKEFKAQIVELIRAATKRIYIAALYLEDDEAGREIFNEIYQAKQNNPELDVQICVDWHRAQRGLIGAKESDGNAALYTNMAESHQHAVPVYGVPVRGREVFGVLHLKGFIFDDTILYSGASLNNIYLHQNEKYRFDRYHQITSAEIANSMVQFMSQDLISDPAVNLLTHKDRPTTKSLKAAIRQLRTKLISTNYKFKPAGVNKEQLAITPILGVGKRRNLLNTAIIQLLRDATQEIVICTPYFNFPKSVAKEIRKALRRGVKITIVIGDKTANDFYISPEDDFKTVGGLPYLYEMNLRRFLKVNEANIASRKLDILLWKHEENSYHLKGVWVDKKRMLITGSNLNPRAWKLDLENALLVQDESGVVLEQFEQEFENIYQNTQRIGSYKHIDKVEDYPESVQKLLRKVTRVKADRVLKQLL; this comes from the coding sequence ATGGTTTTAGCGAGAAATATCATCGAGGAACTAAAAGCGGTTCCCGTTGATCCAATTAACTTCAAAACCCTTTACTCCGCTAAGGAGTTTAAAGCACAGATAGTTGAGCTAATTAGAGCTGCAACTAAGCGAATTTATATCGCTGCGCTTTATCTAGAAGATGACGAAGCTGGTCGTGAGATTTTTAATGAGATCTATCAAGCTAAGCAAAATAATCCAGAGTTAGACGTCCAAATCTGTGTAGATTGGCATCGTGCCCAGCGCGGTCTTATTGGCGCGAAAGAATCCGATGGCAATGCCGCTCTATACACCAATATGGCAGAGTCTCATCAGCATGCTGTTCCTGTATACGGGGTACCTGTAAGGGGACGCGAGGTATTTGGCGTACTCCACCTCAAAGGCTTTATTTTTGATGATACGATTCTTTATAGTGGTGCCAGTTTAAATAATATCTACCTGCATCAGAATGAAAAATATCGCTTCGACAGATACCATCAAATAACAAGCGCAGAAATCGCAAACTCAATGGTACAGTTTATGTCTCAGGACCTAATCTCTGACCCTGCCGTAAACTTACTTACACACAAAGATAGGCCAACGACCAAATCCCTTAAAGCGGCAATACGTCAGCTACGCACAAAGCTAATATCAACCAACTACAAGTTTAAACCTGCAGGGGTTAATAAAGAACAATTAGCTATCACTCCAATTCTAGGGGTAGGGAAAAGACGCAACTTACTTAATACCGCCATAATCCAATTGCTACGAGATGCGACGCAAGAGATCGTCATCTGCACTCCTTATTTTAATTTCCCTAAGAGTGTTGCAAAAGAGATCCGTAAAGCTCTTAGAAGAGGCGTTAAAATCACTATAGTTATTGGCGATAAGACAGCAAACGACTTTTATATATCCCCTGAAGACGATTTTAAAACAGTGGGCGGTCTTCCTTACTTATATGAAATGAATCTGCGCCGCTTCTTAAAAGTAAATGAAGCAAACATCGCTAGCCGTAAGCTCGATATTCTCTTATGGAAGCATGAAGAGAACAGCTATCACCTGAAGGGTGTTTGGGTTGATAAGAAGCGCATGCTTATCACTGGCAGTAACCTAAATCCAAGAGCTTGGAAGCTTGACCTAGAAAACGCCCTCCTAGTTCAAGACGAAAGTGGAGTTGTGTTAGAGCAGTTCGAACAAGAGTTTGAAAATATCTATCAAAATACTCAGCGTATCGGCAGTTATAAGCACATAGACAAAGTCGAAGACTACCCTGAATCTGTTCAGAAATTGCTACGTAAGGTAACGCGAGTTAAAGCCGATAGAGTATTAAAGCAACTACTTTAA
- a CDS encoding RNA recognition motif domain-containing protein produces the protein MNPKKSQLLILVLLVLGFILFTFLGGSANIAFAIGVALTALVLWPRSTEEYEQETDLAPTTGTTLYVGNLSYKANEADVKSLFEQHGHVNGVRLMKDKRTGKRRGFGFVEVSEESVDAMISALNESEYMQRTIKVRVANEPKHPAEDGS, from the coding sequence ATGAACCCAAAAAAATCTCAATTACTTATCCTAGTATTATTAGTCCTAGGATTTATTCTTTTCACCTTTTTAGGCGGCAGCGCTAATATTGCCTTCGCTATAGGTGTAGCCTTAACAGCATTAGTGCTATGGCCACGAAGCACTGAAGAATACGAACAGGAAACCGACCTTGCACCCACAACTGGCACTACCTTATATGTAGGTAACCTTTCTTATAAAGCTAATGAGGCGGATGTTAAGTCTCTCTTCGAACAACACGGTCACGTTAACGGGGTTCGTTTAATGAAAGATAAACGAACTGGTAAACGTCGTGGTTTTGGATTTGTAGAGGTTTCAGAAGAGAGCGTTGATGCAATGATCAGCGCCTTAAATGAATCTGAATACATGCAACGTACAATTAAAGTCCGTGTGGCAAACGAACCTAAACATCCAGCAGAGGATGGATCTTAA
- the murI gene encoding glutamate racemase, giving the protein MSKATILMFDSGVGGLSVFHDIKAKLPRVNCTYIFDNQAYPYGELAQDELISRTCRYVSQFVALYDIDLVVIACNTASTVVLPALRQLLSIPVVGVVPAIKPASQRAHIGVGLIATPATITRQYTHQLIKSFATDTDVHLLGSTALVDMAENKLRNIPVDLKELAGILEPLNGNIDVAVLGCTHFPLLKEEITQVMGDKVVLVDSGEAIARRVEFLLGDAVGDENPKYNIYCTSEPESKARLQASLTKIGFSSLKIHPLLDV; this is encoded by the coding sequence ATGTCAAAAGCAACTATCTTAATGTTTGACTCGGGTGTAGGCGGTTTGTCGGTGTTTCATGACATCAAAGCTAAACTGCCACGGGTGAATTGTACCTATATATTTGATAATCAAGCATACCCGTATGGAGAGTTAGCCCAAGATGAGCTGATATCTCGAACTTGCCGTTATGTTTCGCAATTTGTAGCATTATATGACATCGACTTAGTGGTTATTGCGTGTAATACAGCCAGTACGGTTGTTTTACCCGCTCTACGACAATTACTATCTATACCTGTAGTCGGGGTTGTACCTGCAATCAAACCGGCTTCCCAACGAGCGCATATTGGTGTCGGTCTAATCGCAACGCCAGCAACTATCACTCGCCAATATACTCATCAGTTAATAAAAAGCTTTGCGACCGATACTGATGTACACCTATTAGGCAGTACAGCGCTAGTGGACATGGCAGAAAATAAACTCAGAAACATCCCGGTAGACTTAAAAGAGCTGGCAGGGATACTCGAACCATTGAATGGCAATATTGACGTTGCTGTCCTTGGATGTACTCATTTCCCGTTATTGAAAGAAGAAATTACTCAGGTGATGGGGGATAAGGTTGTGCTGGTGGATTCAGGAGAAGCAATAGCTCGTCGAGTAGAGTTCTTGTTAGGAGATGCTGTGGGTGACGAAAACCCTAAATATAATATTTATTGTACCAGCGAGCCTGAATCTAAGGCTAGATTGCAGGCGTCGCTGACCAAAATTGGATTTAGCTCACTTAAGATCCATCCTCTGCTGGATGTTTAG